One genomic segment of Microbacterium sp. ProA8 includes these proteins:
- the lysS gene encoding lysine--tRNA ligase: MTDTTSPAETAEPTEEEIFEQKAVRLAKRERLIAERTDAAGGAYPVSLPITDTIPALRERFADLEAGAETGITAAVAGRVVLSRNGGKLCFATLQAGDGSRIQAMVSLAAVGDESLQAWKELVDLGDHVFVNGEVISSRRGELSIMVSDWRIASKAVLPLPNLHNELSEENRVRSRFLDLIVRDRARETVVARAKATASVRQTFANHGFLEVETPMLQVQHGGASARPFITHSNAFDTDLYLRIAPELFLKRAVVGGIDRVFEINRNFRNEGADSTHSPEFVMIEAYQAYSDYNGIADLTQELIQNAAVAVTGSTTVTWADGTEYDLGGEWERLPMYGSLSEASGREVTPQTPLAELVAFANEVGVDIPPHATHGKLVEELWEHFVKPGLTRPTFVMDFPLDTSPLVREHRSIPGVVEKWDLYTRGFELATGYSELVDPVIQRERFEEQAKLAARGDLEAMRIDNEFLRALEHGMPPTGGMGMGIDRLLMAITGLGIRETILFPLVK, from the coding sequence GTGACCGACACGACCTCGCCCGCCGAGACCGCCGAGCCCACCGAAGAAGAGATCTTCGAGCAGAAGGCCGTGCGTCTGGCCAAGCGCGAGCGGCTGATCGCGGAGCGGACGGATGCTGCGGGCGGCGCGTACCCCGTCAGCCTGCCGATCACCGACACGATCCCGGCGCTGCGGGAGCGGTTCGCCGACCTGGAGGCGGGAGCCGAGACCGGCATCACCGCCGCCGTCGCGGGGCGTGTCGTCCTGAGCCGCAACGGCGGCAAGCTCTGCTTCGCCACCCTGCAGGCGGGCGACGGCAGCCGCATCCAGGCGATGGTGTCCCTTGCCGCCGTCGGCGACGAGTCGCTGCAGGCGTGGAAGGAGCTCGTCGACCTCGGCGACCACGTGTTCGTGAACGGCGAGGTCATCTCGAGCCGTCGCGGCGAGCTGTCGATCATGGTCTCGGACTGGCGCATCGCCTCGAAGGCCGTCCTGCCGCTGCCGAACCTGCACAACGAGCTGAGCGAGGAGAACCGCGTCCGCAGCCGCTTCCTCGATCTCATCGTGCGCGATCGCGCGCGCGAGACCGTCGTCGCCCGCGCCAAGGCGACCGCCAGCGTGCGGCAGACGTTCGCGAACCACGGATTCCTCGAGGTGGAGACGCCGATGCTGCAGGTGCAGCACGGCGGCGCGTCGGCGCGTCCCTTCATCACCCACTCGAACGCCTTCGACACCGACCTCTACCTGCGGATCGCGCCCGAGCTCTTCCTCAAGCGCGCCGTCGTCGGCGGCATCGACCGGGTCTTCGAGATCAATCGCAACTTCCGCAACGAAGGCGCCGACTCGACCCACAGCCCCGAGTTCGTGATGATCGAGGCCTACCAGGCGTACAGCGACTACAACGGCATCGCCGACCTGACGCAGGAGCTGATCCAGAACGCGGCCGTCGCGGTCACCGGATCGACGACGGTGACCTGGGCGGACGGCACGGAGTACGACCTGGGCGGCGAATGGGAGCGCCTCCCGATGTACGGCTCGCTCTCGGAGGCGTCCGGCCGCGAGGTCACGCCCCAGACCCCGCTCGCGGAGCTCGTCGCGTTCGCGAACGAGGTGGGCGTCGACATCCCGCCGCACGCCACCCACGGCAAGCTGGTCGAAGAGCTGTGGGAGCACTTCGTCAAGCCCGGCCTCACCCGCCCGACGTTCGTCATGGACTTCCCTCTCGACACCAGCCCGCTCGTGCGCGAGCACCGCTCGATCCCGGGCGTGGTCGAGAAGTGGGATCTCTACACCCGCGGCTTCGAGCTCGCGACCGGCTACTCCGAACTCGTCGACCCCGTGATCCAGCGGGAGCGCTTCGAGGAGCAGGCCAAGCTCGCGGCGCGCGGCGACCTCGAGGCGATGCGCATCGACAACGAGTTCCTGCGGGCGCTCGAGCACGGGATGCCGCCGACCGGCGGCATGGGCATGGGCATCGACCGTCTGCTGATGGCGATCACCGGTCTCGGCATCCGCGAGACGATCCTCTTCCCGCTCGTCAAGTAG
- a CDS encoding AAA family ATPase, with protein sequence MRPSRMVNRSDANSLPISTPHFVGRDRELNALRAAVSRRPAIVLVEGEAGIGKSRLLQEWIAGEQALTALVSVCPPLRESLTLGPIVDAFRGIDRLVAGLRLTDLAGALRPLFPEWSGDLPPALEPLEDAKAARHRLFRALDELLRALGVDVLVLEDAHWADEVTLEFLLFLTSRQRADGPSLVISYRPEEVDAGSLLLRLTSRLPVGVTGSRIALASVAPDDTASLVSSMLGGEPISHEFRSFLHERTGGIPLAIEESVRLMCDRADIVFRDGQWVRLALTELQVPPTVRDSTRERVDRLSPAAQQTLRAAAVLAEWSSEAAIAGTAGLTPEDARAGIAEAADARILSGDDRGRWRFRHVLVATAVYEAVARTDRALLHRRAGEALESVDPQPVARLAHHFREAGVTAPWARYAEQAAAQALASGDNTTAVVVLVDLLSETALPPADLARIARTTGLAALGRREPVDEVYHRVVRGLRAVLDGPGLSAREQAEIRNPLGRLLITGGEAAAARVELERAVTDLGHDPAEAAKAMTYLGWAYGSPWPASTHRRWLRRAADLAAGIESPAVRLNLTGNRAAAFLMLGDDEAWDVVAGLPFDGATAPERLDVARIHTNIGTGAVMWGRYADAERHLAVALRLADAEESSRLLFNVQLELANLDWFRGRWEGLAERSAALAEANADRPAIHLAGVRLIARLAAAAGRRREAEEQFRFVLDEATRLGAADDAMEPAAELARLWRADGDIPRALQITDAPLRTIRGKGIWLWATDVAPVRVEALLAAGEAEAARALTEEFARGLRGHTAPAPRAGLALCRAHVAAAGDDPARAASAYARAAQAWEALPRPYDALRAREGQAIALLAADRVAEGRQMLSVQYEELFRLGARGDADRVAQRLRDHGADVPRLWRGGRKGYGDRLSPRELEVVRLVVAGRTNRQISEILAKSPATVDQQLRSAMRKAEVTSRTALAVKVTEAGMLEDDDSGVTLS encoded by the coding sequence ATGAGACCATCTCGCATGGTCAACCGCTCGGACGCGAACTCCCTCCCGATCTCCACGCCGCACTTCGTCGGTCGCGATCGCGAGTTGAACGCACTCCGCGCTGCCGTCTCGCGGCGGCCAGCCATCGTGCTGGTCGAGGGTGAGGCGGGAATCGGGAAGAGCCGACTGCTGCAGGAGTGGATCGCCGGCGAACAGGCGCTCACCGCCCTGGTGTCGGTGTGCCCGCCGCTGCGGGAATCACTGACCTTGGGGCCGATCGTCGACGCCTTCCGAGGGATCGACCGACTCGTCGCGGGGCTGCGGCTCACCGACCTGGCGGGAGCCCTGCGGCCGCTGTTTCCGGAGTGGTCCGGCGACCTGCCGCCCGCCCTCGAACCCCTCGAGGACGCGAAGGCCGCGCGGCATCGCCTGTTCCGCGCCCTCGACGAGCTGCTCAGGGCGCTGGGCGTGGACGTCCTCGTGCTGGAGGACGCGCACTGGGCTGACGAGGTGACGCTGGAGTTCCTCCTGTTCCTCACCTCCCGGCAGCGTGCGGACGGACCGAGCCTGGTGATCTCCTACCGCCCGGAGGAGGTGGACGCCGGGTCGCTGCTGCTGCGGCTGACGTCCCGTCTGCCCGTCGGGGTCACCGGGTCGAGGATCGCCCTCGCGTCGGTAGCGCCGGACGACACGGCGTCGCTGGTGTCGTCGATGCTGGGCGGAGAGCCCATCTCCCACGAGTTCCGCAGCTTTCTGCACGAGCGGACCGGGGGCATCCCCCTGGCGATCGAGGAGTCCGTGCGGCTCATGTGCGATCGCGCGGACATCGTCTTCCGCGACGGGCAGTGGGTCCGTCTGGCGCTCACGGAGCTCCAGGTGCCGCCCACCGTCCGCGACTCCACCCGCGAGCGGGTGGACCGCCTGTCGCCCGCGGCGCAGCAGACGCTGCGCGCCGCGGCGGTCCTGGCGGAGTGGTCGTCCGAGGCTGCGATCGCCGGGACCGCGGGCCTCACGCCGGAGGATGCCCGCGCCGGCATCGCTGAAGCGGCCGACGCCAGGATCCTGTCCGGCGACGACCGCGGCCGGTGGCGATTCCGGCACGTCCTGGTCGCGACGGCGGTCTACGAGGCCGTCGCGCGCACGGATAGGGCTCTCCTGCACCGCCGAGCAGGCGAGGCGTTGGAGTCCGTGGACCCGCAGCCCGTCGCGCGACTGGCCCACCACTTCCGTGAGGCCGGTGTGACCGCGCCCTGGGCCCGGTACGCCGAGCAGGCGGCAGCGCAGGCGCTGGCCTCGGGGGACAACACCACCGCCGTCGTCGTGCTCGTCGACCTTCTGAGCGAGACGGCGCTCCCGCCGGCAGACCTGGCGCGGATCGCGCGCACCACCGGCCTCGCCGCCTTGGGGCGCCGAGAGCCGGTCGACGAGGTCTATCATCGCGTCGTGCGCGGCCTGCGCGCGGTGCTCGACGGCCCCGGCCTCTCCGCCCGCGAGCAGGCTGAGATCCGCAACCCGTTGGGCCGGCTCCTCATCACCGGCGGCGAGGCGGCGGCCGCGCGTGTGGAGCTGGAGCGGGCGGTGACGGACCTGGGCCACGACCCGGCCGAGGCCGCCAAGGCCATGACGTACCTCGGCTGGGCCTACGGGTCGCCGTGGCCGGCCTCGACCCATCGACGCTGGCTGCGGCGCGCAGCCGACCTCGCGGCCGGTATCGAGTCGCCTGCGGTTCGACTCAACCTGACGGGCAACCGCGCGGCCGCGTTCCTCATGCTCGGCGACGACGAGGCCTGGGACGTCGTCGCCGGGCTGCCGTTCGACGGCGCGACCGCCCCGGAGCGGCTCGACGTCGCCCGCATCCACACGAACATCGGCACAGGCGCGGTGATGTGGGGGAGGTACGCCGACGCGGAGCGGCACCTCGCCGTCGCGCTGAGGCTCGCCGACGCCGAGGAGTCGTCGCGGCTGCTCTTCAACGTCCAGCTCGAACTCGCGAACCTCGACTGGTTCCGCGGACGGTGGGAAGGTCTGGCCGAGCGCAGCGCCGCGCTCGCCGAGGCCAACGCTGACCGGCCGGCGATCCATCTGGCCGGCGTCCGGCTGATCGCCCGGCTGGCCGCCGCGGCCGGACGCCGCCGGGAGGCGGAGGAGCAGTTCCGATTCGTCCTCGATGAGGCCACACGGCTCGGCGCCGCCGACGATGCGATGGAGCCGGCCGCCGAGCTGGCCAGGCTGTGGCGGGCGGACGGCGACATCCCGCGGGCGCTGCAGATCACGGATGCGCCGCTTCGCACCATTCGGGGCAAGGGCATCTGGCTGTGGGCCACCGACGTCGCTCCCGTGCGGGTCGAGGCGCTGTTGGCGGCGGGGGAGGCCGAGGCCGCGAGAGCACTCACCGAGGAGTTCGCGCGGGGGCTGCGCGGCCACACCGCCCCGGCCCCTCGGGCCGGGCTTGCACTTTGTCGGGCGCACGTCGCTGCCGCGGGGGACGACCCGGCCCGGGCCGCCTCCGCTTACGCGCGGGCGGCGCAGGCGTGGGAGGCGCTGCCGCGGCCGTACGACGCCCTGCGTGCGCGCGAGGGCCAGGCCATTGCGCTTCTGGCCGCGGATCGGGTCGCCGAGGGGCGCCAGATGCTGTCCGTTCAGTACGAGGAGCTGTTCCGGCTCGGCGCCCGGGGAGACGCCGACCGCGTCGCCCAGCGGCTCCGCGACCACGGCGCGGACGTGCCCCGCCTGTGGCGCGGTGGCCGCAAGGGGTATGGCGACCGCCTCTCGCCCCGCGAGCTGGAGGTGGTCCGGCTGGTGGTCGCGGGCAGGACGAACCGGCAGATCAGCGAGATCCTCGCCAAGTCGCCGGCCACGGTGGACCAGCAGCTGAGGTCAGCCATGCGCAAGGCCGAGGTGACGTCGCGCACCGCTCTCGCCGTCAAGGTGACAGAGGCGGGAATGCTCGAGGACGACGACTCAGGTGTGACGCTCTCGTAA
- a CDS encoding S8 family serine peptidase, which produces MRLTALATSLAVMAGLTMGAPLPAAAAEPDAGPPEAKIASDLKDRFDEDPVADFWITFSTNADLAPAKEITDWDERGQFVYDALEKSAKASEAAVAAELEAAGVKYTSYPLVNAVLVKGGTQELALDVASVGQVAEIHASPQVALVEPVDEKAPGDEAVRPDDAAVAGEAGVNAWGVDAIRAPEAWAMGATGAGITVANLDSGVQFDHAALVSKYRGAKPDGTFDHDYNWMATRTTCSDAPCDDNGHGTHTMGTMVGDDGTEHVGVAPGANWIATDGCCSRSGAESLLASGWWLLAPTDLQGDNADPSKRPHVINNSWGQDTEHDFHTFFNAIDEAWTAAGIFSVWSSGNTSPYAACDTVSSPGAAPGAYSVGAYDVSGNLGAFSRKGEGENGQIKPEISAPGVGVRSSYPGNQYVEMSGTSMASPHVAGAIADLWSYDPTLIGQVEETRRLLGESAVDVDNTSCGGTADFNNMYGEGRLDLPRLLELAPRQGGTLTGAVTANGEPVVGAELTISGPFTRSVGTDDAGRFSVNLPVGDYELSTKVFGYLSATVEVSIALGEESSADLALTAAPRHDIRGTVVDEDGDAVPNADVSVRGTPLDAVRTDADGAFAIADVPEGQYGIAVTPNACFSPTSVPLTVGAENERLEIPVGLIVDGGGYSCAVSEGEHLRGTDPVTFTEGVWAMVELPFPIALYNGSHDTLGIGLRGNISPVDSTGPGYGGAGAFPFSVETPVEFAPGGGVFTAATKLDGEDAFVVEYRDAKIWSYPIRSEYTEPVDFSATFTRSGKIVFGYGDGIGTDDPVTAGARAITGIQGWAGVDGIRFSDNAPVLEDGMIVTYDLPDWGYLDATVIDKNDGLPVSGATVSFTDEDGLVERVTTGGTGVVHRQLPVAEYTMTVEAPNYTIGSYDFTLDELYAKAKIDARLTTGVADLKADGLDVLMGTDQNGVGSLTLTNTGSAPLTYDLAEAERHPELDAAGATTRTETGADSTIDLTAWTAGASDMTASNVDGESAASAAAEADAALKVGATAGGEVITRIEIPGTIAEKEPSGVGYDGDVWVHDYDKRTNTAYTVTGRSTGKVFDAAWNPDYRAFDMALDTETGDMCQMEDSPDSYIHCFDREAGKETRQIKGDWSTLPLTGLAYNPEEDVFYVGGRSNGMIGTVAGTSHDDAGALRSFCAPPLPEIMGLAYNQASDTIWYSDRTSNRPTRLLQVDPEDCSLVNAWWFPGMKLGAGGGLETDSTGALWAVDQLSDEVLLVDVEDDLVTDLPWLSLSSTGGTLAPGESTTVEVSITSKDVDPGTRAANVIVRSDAGRQSKAYVPVTLTTTAFQAAVEVGGTSFTDASGFTWSADQAAGEGTWGYQGKDKVTSTRAPIAGTEDDALFQSQRTTPDNGLVYTFPDAPKGTYNIDLGFAETDKVEPGKRVFDVLVGDELTQYAYDAASAVGPDAADWHTAVVEHEGGPLTVELRGAKGLRAPSIAALRVTLDPRATEAEPEPQPQQPEPGPVPVAPAGRSYSMQVTEGLYRQGTTDSEWQGDDLCGVLWFDSSFVFPFYDTAWDGVCVTTNGSLVFDRSSNNASNTALPSRTPVDAIYPLWDDLIVDDQAGIYFGMTEVDGMAAEVIEWRNATFYSDRTARVSFSVTLIADGRIQIGYGDGVGGDNPLTHGSSATVGLESLTRNPASQYSFNQPVLTAGLGIEYTLPASGTIEGTVTDKNDGTPVAGAIITLRGPAGDRVITADELGRWKAQALVGENTVEVSAPNYVTSSHPVTIAAKDQAEVVDTALATGIATVTRGELDWLLGPGQTATADVTVTNTGSAPLQLELSEQRRTDDGGHEAADLPWLTLTGKAADGTVELGIGESTTVTAKVDNAGIEPGVLVGDVLVASSTGKEVAQFAPVRLATSAYWQGVDAGGAGFVGADGFVWSPDRALGSEPWGYVGGTDGATKADIGGTEDDDLFRTQRTGKAFSYVFKDVPAGTYRIGLDFAEIDKVKAGMRAFDVLVNGTPVLHDHDVQATVGALTADLQEVIVEHTGGDLTIEFTGEISERDPILNAVKVREDPRL; this is translated from the coding sequence ATGAGACTCACCGCCCTCGCCACGTCGCTGGCCGTCATGGCCGGCCTGACCATGGGTGCGCCGCTCCCGGCGGCCGCCGCCGAACCGGATGCCGGTCCGCCCGAAGCCAAGATCGCGAGCGACCTGAAGGACCGCTTCGACGAGGACCCGGTCGCCGATTTCTGGATCACCTTCAGCACCAACGCCGACCTGGCACCCGCGAAGGAGATCACCGACTGGGACGAGCGCGGCCAGTTCGTCTACGACGCGCTCGAGAAGTCGGCCAAGGCTTCCGAGGCGGCCGTCGCCGCCGAACTCGAGGCAGCGGGCGTGAAATACACGTCCTACCCCCTTGTCAACGCCGTGCTCGTCAAGGGCGGCACGCAAGAACTCGCGCTCGACGTCGCCTCGGTGGGGCAGGTCGCCGAGATCCACGCGTCGCCGCAGGTCGCGCTCGTCGAACCCGTTGACGAGAAGGCGCCGGGTGACGAGGCCGTCCGCCCCGACGACGCCGCGGTCGCAGGTGAGGCGGGCGTCAACGCGTGGGGCGTGGACGCCATCCGTGCACCCGAGGCCTGGGCGATGGGCGCCACAGGCGCCGGCATCACCGTGGCCAACCTCGACTCGGGTGTCCAGTTCGATCACGCGGCGCTGGTGTCGAAGTACCGGGGCGCGAAGCCGGACGGCACCTTCGACCATGACTACAACTGGATGGCCACCCGGACCACCTGCTCGGACGCGCCGTGCGACGACAACGGCCACGGCACGCACACCATGGGCACGATGGTCGGCGACGACGGCACCGAGCACGTCGGCGTCGCCCCGGGTGCGAACTGGATCGCCACCGACGGCTGCTGCAGCAGATCCGGGGCGGAGTCGCTGCTGGCCTCCGGCTGGTGGTTGCTGGCTCCCACCGATCTGCAGGGTGACAACGCGGATCCCTCGAAGCGTCCTCACGTCATCAACAACTCGTGGGGCCAGGACACCGAGCACGACTTCCACACCTTCTTCAATGCCATCGACGAGGCGTGGACGGCTGCCGGCATCTTCAGCGTCTGGTCGTCGGGCAACACCTCGCCGTACGCGGCCTGTGACACCGTCTCCTCGCCGGGGGCGGCCCCGGGCGCATACTCCGTCGGCGCCTACGACGTGAGCGGCAACCTGGGGGCGTTCTCGCGCAAGGGGGAGGGTGAGAACGGACAGATCAAGCCCGAGATCTCGGCGCCCGGGGTGGGCGTCCGCTCGTCGTACCCCGGCAACCAGTACGTCGAGATGTCCGGCACCTCGATGGCGTCGCCGCATGTCGCCGGCGCCATCGCCGACCTGTGGAGCTACGACCCGACACTCATCGGGCAGGTCGAGGAGACCCGTCGCCTGCTCGGCGAGTCGGCCGTCGACGTGGACAACACGTCATGCGGCGGCACCGCCGACTTCAACAACATGTACGGCGAGGGTCGACTGGACCTGCCCCGCCTGCTGGAGCTCGCGCCCCGTCAGGGAGGCACGCTGACCGGAGCGGTCACCGCGAACGGTGAGCCGGTCGTCGGCGCCGAGTTGACGATCAGCGGACCGTTCACGCGCTCCGTCGGGACGGACGACGCCGGCCGGTTCTCCGTGAACCTGCCCGTGGGCGATTACGAGCTGAGCACGAAGGTCTTCGGCTACCTGTCCGCGACCGTCGAGGTCTCGATCGCCCTCGGCGAGGAGTCCTCCGCCGACCTCGCGCTCACGGCCGCCCCGCGCCACGACATCCGCGGCACGGTGGTCGACGAAGACGGCGACGCCGTTCCGAACGCCGACGTCTCGGTCAGGGGGACGCCGCTGGATGCCGTCCGCACGGACGCCGACGGCGCGTTCGCGATCGCCGACGTGCCCGAGGGCCAGTACGGCATCGCCGTCACGCCGAATGCCTGCTTCTCGCCGACGTCCGTTCCGCTGACGGTCGGCGCCGAGAACGAGCGGCTGGAGATCCCGGTCGGGCTCATCGTCGACGGCGGCGGCTACAGCTGCGCCGTCTCCGAGGGGGAGCACCTGCGCGGCACCGACCCCGTCACCTTCACGGAAGGTGTCTGGGCGATGGTGGAGCTGCCGTTCCCGATCGCGCTCTACAACGGGAGTCACGACACGCTCGGCATCGGTCTGCGAGGCAACATCTCTCCCGTCGATTCCACGGGACCGGGCTACGGCGGCGCCGGCGCCTTCCCGTTCTCCGTCGAGACCCCGGTCGAGTTCGCCCCGGGCGGTGGCGTGTTCACGGCGGCGACGAAGCTCGACGGGGAGGACGCGTTCGTCGTCGAGTACCGTGACGCCAAGATCTGGTCGTACCCGATCCGGTCGGAGTACACGGAACCGGTCGACTTCTCGGCCACGTTCACGCGCTCGGGCAAGATCGTCTTCGGGTACGGCGACGGCATCGGCACCGACGACCCGGTGACGGCCGGTGCCCGCGCCATCACCGGCATCCAGGGCTGGGCGGGTGTGGACGGCATCCGGTTCTCCGACAACGCGCCGGTGCTCGAGGACGGGATGATCGTCACCTACGATCTGCCCGACTGGGGCTACCTCGATGCCACCGTCATCGACAAGAACGACGGGCTGCCGGTGTCCGGGGCCACCGTCTCGTTCACCGATGAGGACGGACTCGTCGAGCGCGTCACGACCGGCGGGACGGGCGTCGTGCACCGCCAGCTTCCCGTCGCCGAGTACACGATGACGGTCGAGGCGCCGAACTACACGATCGGGTCGTACGACTTCACGCTCGACGAGCTTTACGCGAAGGCCAAGATCGATGCGCGCCTGACCACCGGCGTCGCGGACCTGAAGGCCGACGGCCTGGACGTCCTGATGGGCACGGACCAGAACGGCGTCGGCTCGCTGACGCTGACCAACACCGGTTCCGCCCCGCTCACGTACGACCTGGCAGAGGCCGAACGCCATCCCGAGCTCGACGCCGCGGGCGCCACGACGCGCACCGAGACGGGGGCGGACAGCACCATCGACCTCACCGCGTGGACGGCCGGTGCAAGCGACATGACGGCGTCGAACGTCGACGGCGAGTCGGCGGCATCCGCCGCCGCGGAGGCGGATGCCGCCCTCAAGGTCGGCGCGACCGCCGGCGGCGAGGTCATCACCCGCATCGAGATTCCGGGCACCATCGCGGAGAAGGAGCCCTCGGGCGTCGGATACGACGGAGACGTGTGGGTCCACGACTACGACAAGCGGACCAACACCGCCTACACGGTGACGGGCAGGTCCACGGGCAAGGTCTTCGACGCGGCGTGGAACCCCGACTACCGGGCGTTCGACATGGCGCTCGACACCGAGACCGGTGACATGTGCCAGATGGAGGACAGCCCTGACAGCTACATCCACTGCTTCGACCGGGAGGCGGGTAAGGAGACCCGGCAGATCAAGGGTGACTGGTCCACGCTGCCTCTGACCGGGCTCGCCTACAACCCCGAGGAGGACGTGTTCTACGTCGGCGGCCGGAGCAACGGCATGATCGGGACTGTCGCGGGCACGTCTCACGACGACGCCGGCGCACTGCGCTCGTTCTGCGCCCCGCCGCTGCCGGAGATCATGGGCCTCGCCTACAACCAGGCGTCCGACACCATCTGGTACTCGGACCGGACCTCCAACCGGCCCACCCGCCTGCTGCAGGTCGACCCCGAGGACTGCTCGCTCGTCAACGCGTGGTGGTTCCCAGGCATGAAGCTGGGCGCGGGAGGCGGCCTCGAGACCGACTCGACCGGCGCGCTGTGGGCCGTAGACCAGCTTAGCGACGAGGTGCTGCTCGTCGACGTCGAGGACGACCTGGTCACCGACCTGCCGTGGCTGTCGCTCTCCTCCACCGGCGGCACCCTCGCCCCGGGAGAGTCGACCACGGTCGAGGTCTCGATCACCTCGAAGGATGTCGACCCCGGCACGCGGGCCGCCAACGTCATCGTGCGATCGGATGCCGGACGGCAGTCGAAGGCCTACGTCCCGGTGACGCTCACGACCACCGCCTTCCAGGCGGCGGTCGAGGTCGGCGGGACGTCGTTCACCGATGCCAGCGGCTTCACCTGGTCCGCCGACCAGGCGGCCGGGGAAGGCACGTGGGGCTACCAGGGCAAGGACAAGGTGACCTCCACGCGCGCCCCGATCGCGGGCACCGAGGACGACGCGCTGTTCCAGTCCCAGCGCACCACGCCGGACAACGGCCTCGTCTACACCTTCCCCGATGCGCCGAAGGGCACCTACAACATCGACCTCGGGTTCGCGGAGACCGACAAGGTGGAGCCGGGCAAGCGGGTGTTCGACGTCCTCGTCGGCGACGAGCTGACGCAGTACGCCTACGACGCCGCCTCCGCCGTGGGTCCCGACGCCGCCGACTGGCACACCGCCGTGGTGGAGCACGAGGGCGGCCCGCTGACTGTCGAGCTGCGGGGTGCGAAGGGCCTCCGGGCTCCGAGCATCGCGGCCCTGCGTGTGACGCTCGACCCGCGCGCGACCGAAGCCGAACCGGAGCCTCAGCCCCAGCAGCCGGAACCGGGCCCCGTGCCGGTGGCGCCGGCGGGTCGCTCCTACTCGATGCAGGTGACCGAGGGGCTCTACCGGCAGGGAACCACGGACTCCGAGTGGCAGGGCGACGACCTCTGCGGCGTCCTGTGGTTCGACTCCAGCTTCGTGTTCCCGTTCTACGACACGGCCTGGGACGGCGTGTGCGTGACGACGAACGGGTCGCTGGTCTTCGACCGGTCGAGCAACAATGCGAGCAACACGGCGCTGCCCTCGCGGACCCCGGTCGACGCCATCTACCCGCTGTGGGACGACTTGATCGTCGATGACCAGGCCGGCATCTACTTCGGTATGACCGAGGTGGACGGGATGGCGGCGGAGGTCATCGAATGGCGCAACGCCACCTTCTACAGCGACCGGACGGCCAGGGTGAGCTTCTCCGTCACCCTGATCGCGGACGGCCGCATCCAGATCGGCTACGGCGACGGCGTCGGCGGTGACAACCCCCTCACCCACGGGTCGTCGGCGACGGTCGGCCTGGAGAGCCTGACGCGCAACCCCGCGAGCCAGTACTCCTTCAATCAGCCGGTGCTGACTGCCGGGCTGGGGATCGAGTACACGCTCCCGGCGTCGGGCACGATCGAAGGGACGGTCACCGACAAGAACGACGGCACGCCGGTCGCCGGCGCGATCATCACGCTGCGGGGTCCCGCCGGCGACCGGGTCATCACGGCCGACGAGCTGGGCCGATGGAAGGCCCAGGCGCTGGTCGGCGAGAACACCGTGGAGGTCTCGGCGCCGAACTACGTCACTTCCAGCCACCCGGTGACCATCGCCGCGAAGGACCAGGCCGAGGTGGTCGACACCGCGCTGGCCACCGGCATCGCGACGGTCACCCGAGGCGAGCTCGATTGGCTGCTCGGCCCCGGCCAGACGGCGACGGCCGACGTGACCGTCACGAACACGGGCTCCGCCCCGCTCCAGCTGGAGCTGAGTGAACAGCGGCGCACCGACGACGGCGGGCACGAGGCCGCCGACCTGCCGTGGCTGACCCTCACAGGAAAGGCCGCGGACGGCACCGTCGAGCTCGGGATCGGTGAGTCCACCACGGTCACCGCGAAGGTCGACAACGCCGGCATCGAGCCCGGCGTGCTCGTCGGGGATGTGCTCGTCGCGTCCAGCACCGGCAAGGAGGTGGCGCAGTTCGCGCCGGTCCGACTGGCGACCTCCGCCTACTGGCAGGGCGTCGATGCCGGTGGGGCCGGGTTCGTCGGCGCGGACGGCTTCGTCTGGTCGCCCGACCGCGCGTTGGGCTCGGAGCCGTGGGGGTACGTCGGTGGTACCGACGGCGCCACCAAGGCCGACATCGGCGGCACGGAGGACGACGACCTGTTCCGCACCCAGCGGACCGGAAAGGCGTTCAGCTACGTGTTCAAGGACGTACCCGCCGGGACGTACCGGATCGGCCTCGACTTCGCCGAGATCGACAAGGTCAAAGCCGGTATGCGGGCGTTCGACGTCCTGGTGAACGGGACTCCCGTGCTCCACGACCACGACGTCCAGGCCACCGTGGGCGCGCTCACCGCCGACCTTCAGGAGGTCATCGTCGAGCACACGGGAGGCGATCTCACGATCGAGTTCACGGGCGAGATCAGTGAGCGGGACCCGATCCTGAATGCCGTCAAGGTTCGGGAGGACCCGCGCCTCTGA